A region from the Brassica napus cultivar Da-Ae chromosome C8, Da-Ae, whole genome shotgun sequence genome encodes:
- the BNAC08G21750D gene encoding uncharacterized protein BNAC08G21750D: MVDVDRRMTGLRPSHAAGLRRLSARASAPTTPRVRNSLVSFSSLAHQVISHLHTSRIQVQPGLTDAEFARAEAEFSFSFPPDLRAVLAAGLPVGAGFPDWRSPGARLHLRAMIDLPVAAVSFQIARNTLWSKSWGPRPSDPEKALRVARNALKRAPLMIPIFDHCFIPCKPSLAGNPVFYIDETRIFCCGSDLSDFFERESVFRGSGLSPVVLTKQRSVSEITAVSSSSSSSNFSRMSLDSGRVHGSDTPRWVEFWSDAAVDRRRRNSASSISSSHSSSPERYLDLPRSETPKWVDEYVNRIGSVLRGGGWSESDVDDIVHVSASGFFEDEMVILDNQAVLDALLLKAGRFSESLRKAGWSSEEVSDALGFDFRPEKERKPVKKLSPEVVKRIGKLADSVSRS; the protein is encoded by the coding sequence atggtcGACGTTGATCGGAGAATGACCGGTCTCCGGCCATCACACGCTGCGGGTCTCCGTCGTCTCTCAGCTCGCGCCTCTGCACCAACGACTCCAAGGGTCAGGAACAGTCTCGTATCTTTCTCATCTCTCGCCCACCAAGTAATCTCACATTTACACACTTCGAGGATCCAAGTCCAACCGGGTCTAACCGACGCAGAGTTCGCCAGAGCCGAAGCCGAGTTCTCATTCTCTTTCCCACCGGATCTCCGCGCCGTTCTCGCCGCCGGCTTACCCGTCGGCGCTGGTTTTCCAGACTGGCGTTCTCCCGGAGCCCGTCTCCACCTCCGAGCGATGATCGATCTTCCAGTCGCCGCCGTGTCGTTTCAGATCGCGAGAAACACTCTCTGGAGCAAATCTTGGGGCCCGAGACCGTCTGACCCGGAAAAGGCCTTACGGGTCGCGAGAAACGCTCTCAAGAGAGCTCCTTTGATGATTCCCATCTTCGATCACTGCTTTATTCCTTGTAAACCGTCTTTAGCGGGTAACCCGGTTTTCTACATCGACGAGACCCGGATTTTTTGTTGCGGGTCGGATCTATCCGATTTCTTCGAGCGTGAGTCTGTCTTCAGAGGATCCGGGTTGTCTCCGGTTGTTCTCACTAAGCAGCGTTCTGTGAGCGAGATAACCGCCGTGTCTTCGTCCTCGTCCTCGTCCAACTTCTCTCGAATGAGCTTAGATTCGGGTCGTGTTCACGGGTCGGACACACCGAGATGGGTAGAGTTTTGGAGTGACGCGGCGGTGGATCGTCGCCGGAGAAACTCGGCTTCTTCTATATCGTCGTCACACTCTTCATCGCCGGAGAGATACTTAGACTTACCGAGATCCGAGACGCCGAAATGGGTGGACGAGTACGTGAACCGGATCGGGTCGGTTTTAAGAGGAGGCGGGTGGAGCGAATCCGACGTAGATGATATCGTCCACGTGTCGGCATCTGGTTTCTTCGAGGATGAGATGGTAATATTAGATAATCAAGCGGTTTTAGATGCTTTGCTTCTGAAAGCGGGTCGGTTCTCGGAGTCGCTCCGTAAAGCTGGTTGGAGCTCCGAGGAAGTGTCGGACGCACTGGGTTTTGATTTTCGAccggagaaagagagaaaaccGGTGAAGAAACTATCTCCTGAGGTCGTTAAAAGAATCGGGAAACTTGCCGACTCGGTTTCTCGGTCATGA